In Petrotoga sp. 9PWA.NaAc.5.4, the DNA window AAAACAAATCCAGTTTTTCTTTTAATCTGTAAGATTCTCCTTTTAGTGCAATCACATGGGAATGGTGTAAAAGTCTGTCTAAAATAGCTTGTGCTAACATAGGAGAACCAAATATTTCCTGCCAATCAGAAAAAGGTGTATTTGTAGTTATTATCGTACTATGTTTTTCGTATCTTTCTGAAATCAATTGAAAAAATAGGTTAGAACTGTCATTATCTATTGGCAAATATCCTATCTCATCTATTACAAGTACTTTGTATTTTGCAAAATGTTTTAGTCTTGTTTGTAGTCTATTTTCTAATAATGCCTTTTTTAGTTGTGACATTAAGTCATAGAAATTGATAAAATATGTTGAATATCTGTGTTTTGCACATTCTATTGCGATTGAAACTGCTAAATGTGTCTTACCTACACCAGGTGTTCCTACAAAAAGTATATTTTCATTGTTCTCCACAAATCTTAAACTTTTTAAATCCAATATCTCCTGTTTGTTTATTCCTGGCTGAAAAGCAAAGTCAAAATCTTCCACACCTTTCAAAAAAGGAAAGTTTGCTATTCTTACACATGAATACATCGCTCTTTTTTCTTTCGCTTTTATTTCTAAACTACTTAATTCATATAGTGCATCTACAAAACTTTTTTCTCCTT includes these proteins:
- the istB gene encoding IS21-like element helper ATPase IstB is translated as MSNYIKLQNNLEELNLNEIKNNLDKYLNLVKEGEKSFVDALYELSSLEIKAKEKRAMYSCVRIANFPFLKGVEDFDFAFQPGINKQEILDLKSLRFVENNENILFVGTPGVGKTHLAVSIAIECAKHRYSTYFINFYDLMSQLKKALLENRLQTRLKHFAKYKVLVIDEIGYLPIDNDSSNLFFQLISERYEKHSTIITTNTPFSDWQEIFGSPMLAQAILDRLLHHSHVIALKGESYRLKEKLDLF